The DNA window CAAGACCTCGGTAATAAAAACCCCTCGGCTTGTTTGTTTAAATAAGCTTTCCCGGTTAAATCCACCTTTAGGAATGTAAAAATTTGTAGTCCCAAGCTCCGGTAAAGCTTTAAAGGAAGAACGAACGGCATTGCCGGTAGACCTCACTCCATCTTTGGTTGCGGTGTAGAGATTATAAAGGTAGCTTTTGACAGTGCCGTTTTCGACCAGAATTGTTTTCTGGGTAGGTACCCCTTCCCCGTCAAAAGGAGCAGTAGCCAGACCAGCTTTTAGCGTACCGTCATCAATAAGACTAAAAGCAGGACTAAACAACTTCTCCCCTAACTTTCCCTTTAAAAGGCTTTTTCCTTTTTGCACGTTTTCCGCTAAAAACGATGCCTTCAGTACTCCCAAGAGATTTATGGCCACATACGGATCCAGCAGAGCCTGGTACCGGCCGGAGGGTATCTTTCCCGCCCCCAGTTTAGCCACTGCTTTTTCAGCTGCCTCTCGGCCTAATGCCACCGGATCTATTTCCTTAAACTTGCGGGTTACTTTATAGGCAAAAGCTGTCTCCGAGCCGGCCTCATCTTCCGAGGCTAAATATATATAACTGGAAGCATAATTTCCCGAAAAACTCCCCCAAAATCCTTTGGTATTGGCTAAGTACAGTTGGTAATGGTAGTCGTCGTAAGCAGCGGTTTCTACACCCTTTATTTGGGGGCTGAAATTTAGCGCTTCCCGCTCCATAGTAAGAGCTAAGGTTACTTTTTCTTCTAAAGGAGTATTGGTAATGTTGGGGTCGGATAATTCCAACGGCTCAAAGGTAAAATTACCGGCAAGCACGTAAAAAGGGTCCGGATCGGTTAGTTTTGCTGCCGCCACCGCTTTCTGCACCGTTTCCACCACTTTTTCCGGAGTTTTCTGGGTGGTATAGGCAAAGCCCAATCGGCCATCAACAAAAACTCGAACCCCTATTCCCTCTTCCACCGCCTGCTTTACCGTTTCTACCTTTCCTTCCCGAACCTCTATTGACAACTCTTCTCCCCGGGTGAAACACACTTCCCCGGTTGCTTTTCGGGCTAAAATCTCCTGCAGCGCCAGCTCCAAAACCTCCATTAAAATACCTCCCC is part of the Carboxydothermus pertinax genome and encodes:
- a CDS encoding TldD/PmbA family protein — encoded protein: MEVLELALQEILARKATGEVCFTRGEELSIEVREGKVETVKQAVEEGIGVRVFVDGRLGFAYTTQKTPEKVVETVQKAVAAAKLTDPDPFYVLAGNFTFEPLELSDPNITNTPLEEKVTLALTMEREALNFSPQIKGVETAAYDDYHYQLYLANTKGFWGSFSGNYASSYIYLASEDEAGSETAFAYKVTRKFKEIDPVALGREAAEKAVAKLGAGKIPSGRYQALLDPYVAINLLGVLKASFLAENVQKGKSLLKGKLGEKLFSPAFSLIDDGTLKAGLATAPFDGEGVPTQKTILVENGTVKSYLYNLYTATKDGVRSTGNAVRSSFKALPELGTTNFYIPKGGFNRESLFKQTSRGVFITEVLGMHTANPVSGDFSVGASGFLVENGEITRPVRGITIAGNIKELFQKLVAAGDDLRFYGAKGSPTLLIEEVAVSGS